A DNA window from Antricoccus suffuscus contains the following coding sequences:
- a CDS encoding FAD binding domain-containing protein — MKPAAFEYHRVFSAQEAVQLLSELGDEAKILAGGQSLAPMMNFRLARPSALIDINRVSDLDYIRRDGAALTIGALTRHRTVETSTSADILDGFAVLPKAAHHIGHFPIRTRGTVGGSIAHSDPSAEWCLLARLFDATIVTESPRGKREVGSAEWFTGFLTTSAEYDEVVVEIRFTNPRTYSALAEFAQRKGDFAIASAAVAFDVTDGGCANTTVVLGGVGSEPFRSPELDAVANGRPPGADTAQAVATAAQAMVNPPADLHGGSDYRRHLVGSMIRQAFADAGAVPTEAA, encoded by the coding sequence ATGAAACCGGCCGCGTTCGAATATCATCGGGTCTTCAGTGCCCAAGAAGCAGTGCAGCTGCTCAGCGAACTGGGCGACGAGGCGAAGATCCTTGCGGGCGGTCAAAGCCTCGCGCCGATGATGAACTTCCGTCTGGCGCGGCCTAGCGCCCTGATCGATATCAACCGGGTCAGCGACCTGGACTACATCCGCCGCGACGGTGCGGCACTCACCATCGGCGCACTAACCAGGCACCGCACCGTCGAGACTTCCACGTCTGCAGACATTCTCGACGGCTTCGCGGTACTGCCGAAGGCCGCGCATCACATCGGCCACTTCCCCATCCGCACCCGCGGCACGGTCGGCGGCAGCATCGCGCATTCCGACCCGTCGGCCGAGTGGTGCCTGCTAGCTCGACTCTTCGATGCCACGATCGTCACCGAAAGCCCGCGTGGAAAGCGTGAGGTGGGTAGCGCCGAGTGGTTCACCGGATTTCTCACCACCAGCGCGGAGTACGACGAGGTCGTCGTCGAAATCCGCTTCACCAATCCGCGAACGTATTCGGCACTCGCCGAGTTCGCGCAGCGCAAGGGCGATTTCGCGATTGCCTCCGCGGCGGTCGCATTCGACGTCACCGATGGCGGGTGCGCAAACACCACGGTCGTTCTCGGCGGTGTCGGCAGCGAACCGTTCCGCAGCCCCGAACTCGACGCGGTCGCGAACGGTCGACCGCCGGGCGCCGACACGGCGCAGGCAGTCGCGACCGCCGCCCAGGCGATGGTCAATCCTCCGGCCGACCTGCACGGCGGCTCCGACTACCGCCGGCATCTGGTGGGCAGCATGATCCGCCAGGCCTTCGCCGATGCGGGCGCCGTGCCGACCGAGGCGGCTTAG
- a CDS encoding PhoH family protein — protein sequence MAVRPSEKLPMQAPNTTTKAVERDAIQGQTGRAGTPPDPTEGIKCYVLDTSVLLSDPSALRRFGEHEVVLPVVVISELEGKRHHPELGWFARESLRMLDDLRHEHGRLDGPVPIGEYGGTLRVELNHSDGAILPSGFRDGGNDSRILAVALNLADEGHDVVLVTKDMPLRVKASSVGLPAEEYRAIGAVETGWTGMAEVALSDEEVGTLFESQVIDHEEARQLPCHTGLVLQSAGSSALGRVTPNKQIQLIRGGHEVFGIRGRSAEQRIALDLLMDEEVGIVSLGGRAGTGKSALALCAGLEQVLERRTHKKVVVFRPLYAVGGQDLGYLPGTEGEKMSPWAQAVFDTLSAVTSRQVIDEVMQRDLLEVLPLTHIRGRSLHDSFVIVDEAQSLERNVLLTVLSRMGQNSRVVLTHDVAQRDNLRVGRHDGVTAVIDALKGHPLFAHVTLTRSERSPIAALVTSMLEGSGD from the coding sequence ATGGCAGTCAGGCCGAGCGAAAAGCTCCCGATGCAAGCCCCGAACACCACTACTAAAGCGGTTGAAAGGGACGCTATTCAAGGCCAGACAGGCCGCGCCGGGACGCCGCCCGATCCGACCGAAGGCATCAAGTGCTACGTGCTCGACACGAGTGTCTTGCTTTCTGATCCCTCCGCATTGCGCCGCTTCGGCGAGCATGAGGTCGTGCTGCCGGTAGTCGTGATCAGCGAGCTTGAAGGAAAACGGCACCATCCCGAGCTTGGCTGGTTCGCCCGCGAGTCGCTGCGCATGCTGGACGACCTGCGCCATGAGCATGGGCGCCTGGATGGACCGGTCCCCATCGGCGAGTACGGCGGAACCTTGCGAGTGGAACTCAACCACTCCGACGGCGCAATTCTGCCAAGTGGATTCCGCGACGGGGGCAACGACTCACGCATTCTCGCTGTCGCGCTTAACCTTGCCGACGAGGGCCATGACGTCGTCTTGGTCACCAAAGACATGCCCTTGCGTGTCAAGGCGTCATCGGTGGGCCTGCCGGCCGAGGAGTACCGCGCGATTGGGGCCGTCGAGACGGGCTGGACCGGAATGGCCGAGGTTGCTCTGAGCGACGAGGAGGTCGGCACGCTCTTCGAGTCGCAGGTCATCGACCACGAGGAAGCCCGGCAGCTGCCCTGCCACACGGGGCTCGTGCTGCAGTCGGCGGGCAGTTCGGCGCTCGGTCGAGTGACGCCCAACAAACAGATACAGCTGATCCGCGGTGGGCATGAGGTTTTCGGTATTCGCGGCCGGTCGGCCGAACAGCGAATCGCGCTGGACCTGCTGATGGACGAGGAAGTTGGAATCGTGTCGCTAGGGGGGCGCGCTGGGACGGGGAAGTCCGCGCTCGCTCTCTGCGCCGGGCTCGAGCAGGTGCTGGAGCGGCGTACTCACAAGAAGGTCGTCGTATTCCGGCCGCTGTACGCCGTCGGCGGTCAAGACCTCGGCTACCTGCCTGGCACCGAGGGCGAGAAGATGTCGCCTTGGGCGCAGGCGGTGTTCGACACGCTGTCTGCGGTGACGTCCCGTCAGGTCATCGACGAGGTGATGCAGCGAGACCTACTCGAAGTGTTGCCGCTGACCCACATCCGCGGCCGGTCGCTGCATGACTCGTTCGTGATCGTCGATGAGGCGCAGTCACTCGAGCGCAACGTGCTGCTCACGGTGCTGTCTCGCATGGGGCAGAACTCGCGCGTGGTACTCACCCACGACGTAGCGCAACGCGACAACCTGCGAGTCGGGCGCCACGACGGCGTCACGGCCGTGATCGACGCGCTCAAGGGGCACCCGTTGTTTGCGCACGTCACACTCACCCGCAGTGAACGCTCGCCGATCGCGGCCCTCGTGACCAGCATGCTCGAAGGCAGCGGCGACTGA
- a CDS encoding CaiB/BaiF CoA transferase family protein — MQPLHDVTVVDFSQFLAGPYCTMQLADFGADVIKVERPGGGDDSRHMGPMTDGVSHPFQVPNRNKRSLAIDLKSQPGREVVRDLLKTADIVVENFRPGVTTGLGIDYSAAHALNPEVIYCSISGFGQTGPISQRPGFDIIAQGMAGFLMMTGEPGGKPAKFGVAATDLAAGLNAAIAIAMAYIRRLREGGGQYIDVSLLDAGLALTTWEAGAYFGSGEDAAANGTRHRRVAPYQAYPTADGYVTVGANNQKLWEILCRSVIDRPDLIERDEYADSAARHDHADDLEIELGAILRKCPTDEWVRLLDAAGVPGGPVLTYAQAMQQEQAIARGMTAAVEHPKIGEVRVLGPAAKMSETPPTVRAAAPMLGQHSREVLTQIGYDAARVGELFATGVIAEPS, encoded by the coding sequence ATGCAGCCGTTACATGACGTCACTGTCGTCGATTTCAGCCAGTTCCTGGCCGGTCCGTACTGCACGATGCAGCTGGCCGACTTCGGTGCCGACGTGATCAAGGTCGAGCGTCCGGGCGGCGGCGACGATTCGAGACACATGGGACCGATGACTGACGGCGTGAGCCATCCGTTTCAGGTGCCCAACCGCAATAAGCGCTCGTTGGCGATAGACCTGAAGTCGCAGCCGGGCCGCGAGGTCGTACGAGACCTGCTCAAAACTGCCGACATCGTGGTCGAGAACTTTCGGCCGGGCGTGACCACGGGGCTCGGGATCGACTATTCCGCAGCACATGCGCTCAATCCCGAGGTGATCTATTGCTCGATCAGCGGCTTCGGCCAGACAGGCCCGATCAGCCAGCGGCCCGGCTTCGACATCATCGCTCAAGGGATGGCTGGATTCTTGATGATGACCGGCGAACCCGGCGGCAAGCCGGCAAAGTTTGGCGTCGCGGCGACGGATCTGGCCGCGGGCCTCAACGCGGCGATAGCAATCGCGATGGCCTATATCCGGAGGTTACGCGAGGGTGGTGGACAGTACATCGATGTCTCGTTGCTGGATGCCGGGCTCGCGCTGACGACATGGGAGGCGGGCGCCTACTTCGGCTCCGGTGAGGACGCCGCCGCCAACGGGACCCGGCACCGTAGAGTTGCGCCGTACCAGGCCTATCCAACGGCGGACGGCTACGTGACCGTCGGCGCCAACAATCAGAAGCTGTGGGAGATCCTGTGCCGGTCCGTCATCGATCGACCGGACCTCATCGAGCGGGATGAGTACGCCGACTCGGCCGCCCGACACGACCATGCCGATGATCTTGAGATCGAGCTCGGCGCGATCCTCAGGAAGTGCCCCACCGACGAGTGGGTGCGGCTACTCGATGCCGCCGGCGTACCCGGCGGCCCGGTGCTCACCTACGCGCAGGCGATGCAGCAGGAGCAGGCCATTGCCCGTGGGATGACAGCAGCTGTGGAGCATCCGAAGATCGGCGAGGTGCGGGTGCTCGGCCCCGCGGCGAAGATGAGCGAGACCCCGCCGACCGTGCGGGCCGCCGCACCGATGCTCGGCCAGCACTCCCGCGAAGTCCTTACGCAGATCGGCTACGACGCCGCGCGGGTTGGCGAGCTGTTCGCGACCGGCGTCATAGCCGAACCCAGCTAG
- a CDS encoding xanthine dehydrogenase family protein molybdopterin-binding subunit, with the protein MASDQTPFTWVGQRRPRHEDARMLRGRGRFTDDIMPSRALHASFVRSSVAAGTITSIDTSQTADVPGVVAVFTAKNLGADGLIAVLERDGFIATEMPILAHDRVRYCGEPIAIVVADSAYSAEDGAESVIVEIDQTPAVMDLKAASSGGVHDDAPDGTLVDLRMYVDDQVEPTIDGSFLALTEQFSAARVHASPMECRAALAEVDDRSGQLVVHTSTQVPHQMRSAIAQSLGMAEGAVRVIAPDVGGGFGVKCVTGREEIATAAAARKLGRTVRWSEDRRDSLMASFTGHEQHYAVRAGFTEDGILTAISADIRCDIGAYSVYPFTCGVEPLMACSELPGVYKVGRYAARGRGYATNKSPTAPYRGVSRPQIVMVMERLMDKAAVRLGIDPIDIRRRNLIRYEDFPYTGPNALTYELGSYAESLDLCAKEVESAGWRQRATDGNDTDSDSLYGIGIACFSERSAYGTPTMGARKMGMTPGYDVSHIKMDPSGHVTVTTGTCGHGQGHETTFAQVVADKLGIDPAHVHLRQGDTDLTSYGWGTFASRSLVIGGMAARNAAGVLADNLKRVAAELLEADPRDIRLADGKASIDSVSISLSDLASRVHFRAHEFTEQPEQLLEARGESDPDGCFSNATHAALVRIDKSTGEAHVVDYLVVEDCGVVVNPLIVEGQVRGGVAQGIAAALYEHLEYDADGQPLTATLMDYLIPTACEIPPVTIHHLETPNAANELGAKGMGEGGAIGAPSAVLSAVNDALRFTGTQFDRLPVLPPDIVRALGANDNDAIERAAS; encoded by the coding sequence ATGGCCAGCGACCAGACTCCGTTCACTTGGGTCGGTCAGCGCCGGCCGCGGCACGAAGATGCCCGGATGCTGCGCGGCCGGGGCCGGTTCACCGACGACATCATGCCCAGCCGCGCCCTACACGCGTCGTTCGTCCGCTCATCGGTCGCCGCCGGCACAATCACGTCCATCGACACGTCGCAGACCGCCGACGTGCCAGGCGTTGTCGCGGTCTTTACCGCTAAGAACCTTGGCGCGGATGGCTTGATCGCGGTACTCGAGCGCGACGGGTTCATCGCCACTGAAATGCCGATTCTCGCGCATGACCGAGTGCGCTACTGCGGCGAGCCGATTGCCATCGTCGTCGCCGATAGCGCATACAGCGCCGAGGACGGTGCCGAGTCGGTGATCGTCGAGATCGACCAGACTCCCGCGGTGATGGATCTTAAGGCAGCGAGTTCCGGCGGCGTGCACGACGATGCGCCGGACGGCACGCTCGTGGACCTGCGGATGTACGTCGACGATCAGGTCGAGCCGACGATTGACGGCTCATTCCTGGCCCTCACCGAACAGTTCAGCGCGGCGCGAGTGCACGCCTCTCCCATGGAATGTCGCGCGGCGTTGGCGGAAGTCGACGATCGCAGCGGCCAGCTCGTCGTGCACACGTCCACTCAGGTGCCGCATCAGATGCGCAGCGCGATCGCCCAGTCGCTCGGCATGGCGGAGGGCGCGGTGCGGGTGATCGCGCCAGACGTGGGTGGCGGGTTCGGCGTCAAGTGCGTTACCGGACGGGAGGAGATCGCGACCGCCGCTGCGGCGCGCAAGCTCGGTCGCACCGTGCGCTGGAGCGAAGACCGTCGGGACAGTCTGATGGCCTCCTTCACCGGACACGAGCAGCACTATGCGGTGCGCGCCGGCTTCACCGAGGACGGCATACTGACCGCGATCAGCGCAGATATCCGTTGCGATATCGGGGCGTACTCGGTGTACCCGTTCACGTGCGGCGTCGAACCGCTGATGGCGTGCAGCGAGCTACCCGGCGTCTACAAGGTCGGCCGGTACGCCGCCCGCGGCCGCGGCTACGCGACCAACAAATCGCCGACCGCGCCGTACCGCGGTGTCTCTCGCCCGCAGATCGTGATGGTCATGGAGCGACTGATGGACAAGGCCGCCGTCCGCCTGGGAATCGACCCCATCGACATTCGTCGTCGAAACCTCATCCGCTACGAAGACTTCCCTTACACCGGGCCGAACGCGCTCACCTACGAGCTCGGTTCGTACGCCGAGTCACTCGACCTGTGCGCCAAGGAAGTCGAAAGCGCAGGCTGGCGGCAACGCGCCACTGATGGCAACGACACCGACAGCGACAGTCTTTATGGCATCGGCATCGCCTGCTTCTCCGAGCGGTCGGCCTACGGCACGCCAACTATGGGCGCGCGCAAGATGGGGATGACGCCGGGGTACGACGTGTCGCACATCAAAATGGACCCGAGCGGCCACGTCACGGTGACAACGGGGACCTGCGGGCACGGGCAGGGACACGAGACGACGTTCGCTCAGGTCGTCGCCGACAAACTCGGCATCGACCCCGCCCACGTACATCTTCGTCAGGGCGATACCGACCTGACCAGTTACGGCTGGGGCACCTTCGCCAGCCGGTCTCTGGTCATCGGCGGTATGGCAGCGCGCAACGCGGCCGGCGTACTCGCAGACAATCTCAAGCGAGTCGCCGCCGAGCTCCTCGAAGCCGATCCGCGTGACATCCGGCTCGCAGACGGCAAAGCCTCGATCGATTCCGTGTCGATATCACTGAGCGACTTGGCCTCGCGGGTGCACTTCCGGGCACACGAATTCACCGAACAGCCCGAGCAGCTACTCGAAGCCCGTGGTGAAAGCGATCCGGACGGGTGTTTCTCCAACGCCACCCACGCGGCTCTAGTGCGCATCGACAAGAGCACCGGAGAGGCACACGTCGTGGACTACCTCGTCGTCGAGGACTGCGGCGTTGTGGTCAACCCGCTTATCGTCGAGGGACAGGTACGCGGCGGCGTCGCACAAGGCATCGCGGCCGCACTCTACGAACATCTGGAGTACGACGCCGACGGTCAGCCGCTAACCGCCACGTTGATGGACTACCTCATCCCCACGGCTTGCGAGATACCACCGGTCACCATCCATCACCTTGAGACGCCTAATGCCGCCAACGAGCTCGGCGCCAAGGGTATGGGCGAGGGTGGCGCGATCGGCGCACCATCCGCGGTGCTGTCGGCCGTCAACGACGCACTCCGCTTTACCGGCACGCAGTTTGACCGACTGCCCGTGCTGCCTCCGGATATCGTCCGCGCACTCGGTGCCAACGATAACGATGCAATCGAAAGGGCCGCCTCATGA
- a CDS encoding SDR family NAD(P)-dependent oxidoreductase, with protein MDLNLAGKVAFITGASKGIGYQVAKQLGEEGVKCALTARNDDDLQKAAAQLSEATGQEMAGYAGDMSKSEDVEACVAQTLEKFGRIDILVTCAGSSPGGLLEELTDEQWHASLNLKFMGYVRSVRAVVPHMVKQGSGTIILVVGNDGLKPSFWEMTAGAANAADLNFASSIADQYGPKGVRVNTVNPGPVDTDRWDTLEKAFARDMGVDQAAARAAAERSVPLGRITRPDEVASLVTMLCSDRVGAVHGAHIPIDGAQRKALMER; from the coding sequence GTGGATCTCAACCTTGCCGGCAAGGTCGCCTTTATCACTGGTGCAAGCAAAGGGATTGGCTACCAGGTAGCTAAACAGCTTGGCGAGGAAGGCGTGAAGTGCGCACTGACGGCGCGAAACGACGACGACCTTCAGAAGGCGGCCGCGCAGTTGAGCGAGGCGACCGGACAGGAGATGGCCGGTTACGCAGGTGACATGAGCAAGAGCGAGGACGTCGAGGCATGCGTCGCGCAGACGCTGGAGAAGTTCGGCCGGATCGACATTTTGGTCACCTGCGCGGGAAGCTCGCCGGGTGGCCTGCTTGAGGAACTCACCGATGAGCAGTGGCACGCCTCGTTGAACCTCAAGTTCATGGGCTATGTGCGCTCCGTGCGCGCCGTCGTGCCGCACATGGTGAAGCAGGGCAGCGGCACGATCATCCTTGTCGTCGGCAACGACGGCCTTAAGCCAAGCTTCTGGGAGATGACTGCCGGGGCGGCAAACGCGGCCGATCTCAACTTCGCCTCCTCCATCGCCGATCAGTACGGGCCCAAGGGCGTGCGTGTTAACACGGTCAACCCCGGACCGGTCGACACGGACCGGTGGGACACTCTCGAGAAGGCGTTCGCGCGCGACATGGGCGTCGACCAGGCAGCGGCGCGGGCCGCCGCCGAGCGCTCGGTGCCACTGGGCCGGATCACCCGACCCGACGAGGTTGCCTCGCTTGTGACGATGTTGTGCTCGGACCGGGTCGGAGCGGTGCACGGTGCGCACATCCCGATCGACGGCGCGCAGCGCAAAGCGCTCATGGAGCGCTGA
- a CDS encoding hydroxymethylglutaryl-CoA lyase, translating to MAEQLTIVEVSPRDGLQNEKTLLTTGAKVDLIEQLIGAGARRIEAVSFVHPKMVPAMADAEAVMEAIPRRDDVSYIGLVLNPRGWTRAKAAGVDEINVVACASETFSEKNQNSTIEGIISDSEEVLAAAKAEGVPATLTITVAFGCPFEGEVDPDVVIDLARRGAAAGATEIAIGDTIGVGVPTQVTHLIDGIRREVGDGVGLRAHFHNTRNTGFANAAAALGVGVRVLDSSAGGIGGCPFAPRATGNIATEDLLYLAHRMGYETGMDIDALFPVASFLAGQLEHDTPALVSKAGNFPGSLGK from the coding sequence ATGGCTGAACAGTTGACGATCGTCGAAGTGTCGCCCCGAGATGGGCTGCAGAACGAAAAGACCTTACTCACCACCGGCGCAAAGGTGGACCTAATCGAGCAGTTGATCGGGGCCGGCGCACGTCGCATCGAGGCGGTGTCGTTCGTACATCCCAAGATGGTGCCCGCGATGGCCGATGCCGAGGCGGTTATGGAGGCCATCCCGCGCCGCGACGACGTCTCCTATATCGGGCTCGTGCTCAACCCGCGTGGCTGGACGCGCGCGAAGGCGGCCGGCGTCGATGAGATCAACGTGGTCGCGTGCGCCTCCGAGACATTCAGCGAGAAGAACCAAAACTCCACCATCGAAGGGATTATCTCCGACTCGGAGGAAGTGCTCGCGGCCGCGAAGGCGGAGGGCGTACCGGCGACACTGACGATCACGGTCGCGTTTGGCTGCCCGTTCGAGGGCGAGGTCGACCCCGATGTCGTCATCGATCTAGCGCGCCGCGGCGCGGCGGCGGGCGCCACGGAGATCGCGATCGGCGACACGATCGGCGTCGGCGTACCGACCCAGGTCACCCACCTCATCGACGGGATCCGTCGTGAGGTCGGCGACGGCGTCGGTCTGCGCGCGCATTTCCACAACACCCGTAACACCGGTTTTGCCAATGCGGCCGCCGCGCTCGGGGTCGGCGTACGCGTTCTCGACTCGTCCGCGGGCGGAATCGGCGGTTGCCCGTTCGCACCGCGCGCGACCGGCAACATTGCGACCGAGGATCTGCTCTATCTCGCGCACCGCATGGGTTACGAGACGGGTATGGACATTGACGCGCTCTTCCCGGTCGCCAGCTTCCTGGCCGGCCAGCTTGAGCATGACACGCCCGCCTTGGTGAGCAAAGCCGGCAACTTCCCTGGCAGTCTTGGCAAGTAG
- a CDS encoding (2Fe-2S)-binding protein gives MKDLHLITVEVNGTKHELVIESRRTLADMLRQDLGLTGTHLGCEHGICGACTVLLDGEPVRSCLVFGVQADDRSVRTVEDLANGDELSDLQQAFSKHHGLQCGFCTPGFLMLAESYLASSPVPNREDVREVVASNLCRCTGYQGIVDAVTEVAGSRAAARAK, from the coding sequence ATGAAAGACCTTCACCTGATCACCGTCGAGGTCAACGGCACGAAGCACGAACTCGTCATCGAGTCACGGCGCACCCTTGCCGACATGCTGCGCCAAGACCTCGGACTTACCGGCACCCATTTGGGGTGCGAACACGGCATCTGCGGCGCGTGCACCGTGCTGCTTGACGGCGAACCGGTGCGCTCATGCCTCGTGTTCGGCGTACAGGCCGACGACCGTTCCGTGCGTACCGTCGAGGACCTCGCCAATGGCGACGAGCTTTCCGATCTGCAGCAGGCATTCTCAAAACATCACGGCCTACAGTGCGGCTTCTGCACCCCCGGATTCCTGATGCTTGCCGAGTCCTATCTGGCCAGCAGCCCGGTGCCCAACCGCGAAGACGTCCGCGAAGTGGTCGCTTCCAACCTGTGCCGGTGTACTGGCTACCAAGGAATCGTCGACGCGGTCACCGAGGTCGCCGGAAGCAGGGCAGCCGCCCGTGCCAAATGA
- a CDS encoding enoyl-CoA hydratase/isomerase family protein, producing the protein MTLAQVDEWNGATRVRFDDAGRRNSLALDTVEQLREILVRDSDRVLVLGSTAKIVFSAGADITVDDATRAKISDLLYECYELMVSRRGLVVAVVEGSAVGGGSQLASAADIRVLGARARFKWVGAGHGLVVGAWILPSLLGRSTALDLAMCSDWVEADDAVRIGLASAVQRDPWAHTESLLKRFAGLDPQAVAGFKNLANSPDLLQRLAAERRTNATWGGQAPAKP; encoded by the coding sequence ATGACGCTTGCCCAGGTCGATGAGTGGAACGGCGCGACGCGAGTCCGCTTTGACGACGCCGGTCGGCGCAATTCACTCGCGCTCGACACGGTCGAGCAGTTGCGTGAGATTCTGGTTCGAGACAGCGACCGAGTGCTCGTGCTAGGCAGCACCGCAAAGATCGTGTTCTCGGCCGGCGCGGACATCACCGTTGACGATGCAACTCGCGCCAAGATCAGCGACCTGCTTTACGAATGCTACGAACTGATGGTTTCGCGTCGCGGATTGGTCGTTGCCGTTGTCGAGGGGTCCGCCGTAGGTGGAGGATCGCAGTTGGCGTCGGCCGCCGATATTCGGGTGCTAGGCGCTCGGGCCCGCTTCAAGTGGGTGGGTGCGGGACACGGGCTGGTGGTCGGTGCATGGATCTTGCCGAGCCTTCTCGGCCGGTCCACCGCCCTCGACTTAGCCATGTGCTCGGACTGGGTTGAGGCTGACGACGCCGTGCGAATCGGGCTGGCCAGCGCCGTACAGCGCGATCCTTGGGCGCACACCGAGTCGTTGCTTAAGCGGTTTGCCGGGCTCGATCCGCAAGCGGTAGCGGGATTTAAGAACCTCGCCAACTCGCCAGATCTGCTGCAGCGGCTCGCCGCCGAGCGCCGTACCAACGCGACCTGGGGCGGCCAGGCACCCGCCAAGCCCTAG
- a CDS encoding alpha/beta fold hydrolase, with protein sequence MAFATTDDGVKLYYEVHGEGTPILFIHEFAGDHRSWQHQLRHFSRRYQCITYGARGYPPSDVPTDPAAYSQERAVADAIAVLDAVGADKAFVVGNSMGGFAVMHLGLRHPERLLGMVSSGCGYGAHPDKQETFRSESETIAQAFENEGSEAMASWYGVGPARVQYEAKDPVGHAEHVRVLAEHHPVGAALTMRGVQKSRPSLYALQDDLAKVTVPVLIVAGDEDDGILETDLMLKRTMPRAGLAVLPRSGHVTNLEEPELYNGLLDSFFSEVEHGGWGPRDPRSLSGSTTGAK encoded by the coding sequence ATGGCATTCGCGACTACCGATGATGGTGTCAAGCTCTACTACGAAGTGCACGGCGAAGGTACGCCGATCTTGTTCATCCACGAGTTCGCCGGTGACCACCGCTCCTGGCAACACCAGCTCAGGCACTTCTCGCGGCGTTATCAATGCATCACGTACGGCGCCCGCGGCTACCCGCCGTCGGACGTGCCTACCGATCCGGCGGCGTACAGCCAGGAGCGCGCGGTCGCGGATGCGATCGCTGTGCTTGATGCGGTCGGCGCCGACAAGGCATTCGTGGTCGGCAACTCGATGGGCGGGTTCGCCGTGATGCACCTGGGCCTGCGACACCCTGAGCGCCTGCTGGGCATGGTTTCCTCCGGATGTGGCTACGGTGCGCACCCGGACAAGCAGGAGACGTTTCGAAGCGAGAGCGAGACCATCGCGCAAGCCTTCGAGAACGAGGGCTCCGAGGCCATGGCAAGTTGGTACGGCGTCGGCCCGGCCCGGGTTCAGTACGAGGCGAAAGATCCTGTGGGGCACGCCGAGCACGTCAGGGTGCTCGCCGAACACCATCCCGTCGGCGCGGCGCTGACCATGCGCGGCGTGCAGAAGTCGCGCCCGTCCCTTTACGCGCTGCAGGACGACCTGGCGAAGGTGACCGTTCCCGTGCTCATCGTCGCCGGCGACGAGGATGACGGCATACTCGAGACCGACTTGATGCTCAAGCGCACGATGCCGCGTGCTGGGCTGGCAGTCCTACCGCGATCAGGCCATGTGACTAACCTCGAGGAGCCCGAGTTGTATAACGGTCTGTTGGACTCGTTCTTCAGCGAGGTGGAGCATGGCGGATGGGGGCCTCGTGACCCGCGTTCGCTCTCCGGGTCCACCACGGGAGCCAAATAG